Proteins encoded in a region of the Halorussus sp. MSC15.2 genome:
- a CDS encoding ATP-binding protein, with protein MPHVLGRRDSGEDRPDAASGHLGAYRARDGSSGARVRIDLDGPHAGLVVGKRGYGKSYTLGVLAEELARAEGVAPVVVDPMGIFGSLADLGAEVVPAPRVTADALAPRAWCDLLGLAADAPAGALVWQAAAARSTLAGMREFVADADTKADRATRRAADNHLALAESWGVFAADGLTASELLASLVDAGTSAGTVLDLSGLDSEPANAVVRAVANDLYDHCVTENPTRLPWLLIDEAHAFFEGVAAPALRTVITRGRQPGLSLVAATQRPSALPPVAISQADLLLAHRLTSRADLDALAAARPSYLASSFEDRLPGAPGEVLFVDDATESVHAVRIRERQTSHGGGSPSATDR; from the coding sequence ATGCCTCACGTCCTCGGCCGCCGTGACTCGGGCGAAGACCGCCCGGACGCCGCCTCGGGCCACCTCGGCGCGTACCGCGCCCGCGACGGAAGTTCCGGCGCGCGAGTCCGCATCGACCTCGACGGTCCCCACGCAGGACTCGTCGTCGGCAAGCGCGGCTACGGCAAGTCCTACACGCTCGGCGTTCTCGCCGAGGAACTCGCCCGTGCCGAGGGGGTCGCCCCGGTCGTCGTAGACCCGATGGGCATCTTCGGGTCGCTGGCCGACCTCGGAGCGGAGGTGGTCCCGGCCCCCCGCGTGACCGCCGACGCGCTCGCGCCGCGGGCGTGGTGCGACCTGCTCGGACTCGCGGCCGACGCTCCGGCGGGCGCGTTAGTCTGGCAGGCCGCCGCTGCCCGCTCGACCCTCGCCGGGATGCGCGAGTTCGTCGCCGACGCCGACACCAAGGCCGACCGCGCGACGCGCCGGGCGGCCGACAATCACCTCGCACTCGCCGAGTCGTGGGGCGTGTTCGCCGCGGACGGTCTGACCGCTAGCGAGTTGCTCGCGTCGCTAGTGGACGCCGGGACGAGTGCCGGAACCGTGCTGGACCTCTCCGGTCTCGACTCCGAACCGGCGAACGCGGTCGTGCGAGCGGTCGCTAACGACCTCTACGACCACTGCGTCACCGAGAATCCGACTCGACTGCCGTGGTTACTGATAGACGAGGCCCACGCCTTCTTCGAAGGAGTGGCGGCCCCGGCGCTCCGGACAGTCATCACGCGCGGCCGCCAACCCGGTCTCAGCCTCGTCGCGGCGACACAGCGACCCAGTGCGCTCCCGCCGGTCGCGATTTCGCAGGCCGACCTCCTGCTGGCCCACCGACTCACCTCCCGGGCGGACCTCGACGCACTCGCCGCGGCCCGGCCGTCCTATCTCGCCTCCTCGTTCGAGGACCGTCTGCCCGGCGCTCCGGGCGAGGTCCTGTTCGTCGACGACGCGACCGAGAGCGTCCACGCGGTCCGAATTAGGGAGCGCCAAACGTCACACGGCGGCGGGAGTCCGAGCGCCACCGACCGCTGA
- a CDS encoding protein-L-isoaspartate O-methyltransferase, whose translation MELAVLRDDMVDSLEHPSKGVVSSESVSAAMRAVPRHEFVADDRLAYADRSFEHLGTRVLAPSTAARLLEALDAESGDSVLVVGAGVGYTAAVLAEIVGECNVHAVDITRKLVLDARSNLASAGYEGVFVDCRDGADGLPEYAQFDRILVEAAAADPPRPLVQQLASDGRLVIPVGVGNQSLTVIEGGEVGDREGRPLGTVAFTPLLVEGEEAGSIERNRTVREDRERAERARERRTGWEQDWIDWDGDGSLSD comes from the coding sequence ATGGAACTCGCGGTGTTGCGCGACGACATGGTCGATAGCCTCGAACACCCCTCGAAAGGGGTCGTCTCCAGCGAGAGCGTCAGCGCCGCGATGCGAGCAGTTCCCCGCCACGAGTTCGTCGCGGACGACCGACTGGCCTACGCCGACCGTTCCTTCGAACATCTGGGGACGCGCGTTCTCGCACCGAGTACCGCGGCCCGCCTGTTAGAAGCCCTCGACGCCGAATCCGGCGACTCGGTCCTCGTCGTCGGTGCTGGCGTGGGGTACACCGCCGCGGTCCTCGCGGAAATCGTGGGCGAATGCAACGTCCACGCGGTGGACATAACCCGGAAACTTGTGTTGGACGCCCGGAGCAACCTCGCGTCAGCAGGTTACGAGGGCGTCTTCGTGGACTGCCGCGACGGAGCGGACGGCCTGCCGGAGTACGCCCAGTTCGACCGTATCCTCGTGGAGGCGGCGGCGGCCGACCCGCCGCGCCCCCTCGTACAACAACTCGCCTCGGACGGGCGACTGGTCATTCCCGTCGGCGTGGGCAACCAGTCGTTGACCGTGATAGAGGGAGGCGAGGTGGGCGACCGGGAGGGCCGCCCGCTCGGCACCGTCGCGTTCACGCCGCTCCTCGTGGAGGGCGAAGAGGCCGGGTCCATCGAGCGCAATCGGACCGTCCGCGAAGACCGCGAGCGCGCCGAGCGCGCCCGCGAGCGCCGGACCGGGTGGGAGCAGGACTGGATAGATTGGGACGGCGACGGGAGTCTGTCGGACTGA
- a CDS encoding carboxypeptidase regulatory-like domain-containing protein: MPTRLGYLGRADCPRSDLLDRFGDDERAIEGLPIRLVIALVVGVASLGVMMNMLSGLSGLTVTELDAKPSPDVVGPGEQEIDVAVVDPDGKPVSNATVVVTGGTATLDGVVTGTTGEDGEVSLTLDPGLAPNQQEGTLEVSIKPPAGSEYADERENTAILVIEG, from the coding sequence ATGCCCACCAGACTCGGCTACCTCGGCCGCGCCGACTGTCCGCGTTCCGACCTCCTCGACCGATTCGGCGACGACGAGCGCGCCATCGAGGGCCTGCCCATCCGACTCGTCATCGCGCTCGTGGTCGGGGTCGCCAGTCTCGGCGTGATGATGAACATGCTCTCGGGACTGAGCGGTCTGACAGTCACGGAACTCGACGCCAAACCCTCCCCGGACGTGGTCGGTCCCGGAGAGCAAGAGATAGATGTCGCGGTGGTAGACCCCGACGGCAAGCCCGTCAGTAACGCGACAGTCGTCGTCACGGGCGGAACTGCGACCCTCGACGGCGTGGTGACTGGGACCACCGGCGAGGACGGGGAGGTCAGTCTCACGCTCGACCCCGGACTCGCGCCGAATCAGCAGGAGGGCACGCTGGAGGTGAGTATCAAACCGCCCGCCGGGAGCGAGTACGCCGACGAACGCGAGAATACGGCGATACTGGTCATCGAGGGCTGA
- a CDS encoding CrcB family protein has translation MSETDAGSASESETASRTADANPANDDSTAESAETEHVGTEDVEAEQSGTPVHVPALKRLQPLVLVAVGGFAGAVLRHAVAAALPSGFPWGTLAVNVTGSFALGVLLSESPLAGRISSETRLVLATGFLSSFTTYSTFALQTTTLSPSWAVVNVGANYALGFAAVVSGRAAVGEVTG, from the coding sequence ATGTCGGAGACGGACGCAGGTTCGGCGAGCGAGAGCGAGACAGCATCGCGGACAGCGGACGCTAATCCGGCGAACGATGATTCGACGGCCGAGAGCGCGGAAACGGAGCACGTTGGAACTGAGGACGTCGAAGCCGAGCAGTCCGGGACGCCGGTTCACGTTCCAGCACTGAAACGGCTTCAACCCCTCGTACTTGTCGCAGTCGGCGGGTTCGCTGGGGCCGTCCTCCGGCACGCCGTGGCTGCGGCGCTCCCGAGTGGCTTTCCGTGGGGCACGCTCGCGGTCAACGTCACGGGAAGTTTCGCGCTCGGCGTTCTGCTCTCCGAGTCGCCGTTGGCGGGCCGAATTAGTTCTGAGACTCGTCTGGTCCTCGCCACCGGGTTTCTCTCGTCGTTCACGACGTACAGCACCTTCGCGCTCCAGACGACGACGCTCTCGCCGAGTTGGGCGGTCGTCAACGTCGGTGCGAACTACGCGCTCGGATTCGCGGCCGTGGTGTCGGGACGCGCCGCGGTCGGGGAGGTGACGGGATGA